From one Sphaeramia orbicularis chromosome 9, fSphaOr1.1, whole genome shotgun sequence genomic stretch:
- the ndc80 gene encoding kinetochore protein NDC80 homolog: MERGRMSRAVSSRHSELPMRVQDSNRMSMVYTTPQSKQPSFGKLNIPKPQSGTSERRTSFFSARTSGASMHRNSTMSGFGGTEKIKDARPLHDKSYVQQCIRQLHEFLTEQGYPGTLTSKTLQSPSTKEFVKIFEFIYRQLDPTFEMPNQKVEEEVPAILKALRYPFVLSKCSMYSVGAPHTWPQALGALMWLIDNVKITWSLSRQELLFSDFCDDSENIEEGPEYNKLFHDYTVETYSKFMQGDDTFEDEDEAFLIKLKKLYNVDEALLASMEEKHRILTSEVERLEKESQTDRLMTKRMEKVKLQSDLKKLQSYRSSLDSFKANLESKASELTDDLENTVSHLETLKHERDELQHILQNQKFTPADVERINREKGELQQTISSLSKSLEDAEQHKWNEEIALAKVKEKVELKLTEYHKLARKLKLIPLSAENACGHDFEIRPFEYGSGGMVQHKTQIQMLLRKLISNVEEENSRLTNMKLSLEESCEQVNSNILDKSNDLKQLREQIRKLDEQLDSHMQELAREEQEWAKEIESMENHRKLLEKKVNYGYDDAMQQLKAAQQQYHLVLQETSEERRTVFNNLASVFTTAANHLTITEKCMEDLHSRVERACSKAVEEDDAALQQLRDMLRSFTSKANRL; the protein is encoded by the exons ATGGAGCG TGGAAGGATGAGTCGAGCAGTCAGCAGCAGACACTCGGAGCTGCCGATGCGAGTTCAAGACAGCAACAGGATGAGCATGGTTTACACAACACCTCAGAG CAAACAGCCTTCATTTGGGAAACTCAACATTCCCAAACCACAATCTGGTACTTCTGAGAGGCGGACCAGCTTCTTTAGTGCCAG GACTAGTGGAGCCAGCATGCATCGTAACAGCACCATGTCAGGGTTTGGAGGAACGGAGAAGATCAAAGATGCCAGGCCTCTCCATGATAAATCTTATGTTCAACAATGCATCAGACAATTACATGAG tttttgacTGAGCAGGGATACCCAGGCACTTTGACATCGAAGACCCTCCAGTCTCCTTCCACCAAGGAATTTGTGAAGATATTTGAGTTCATCTACCGCCAACTAGATCCAACCTTTGAGATGCCAAACCAAAAAGTAGAGGAAGAGGTTCCAGCTATCCTAAAAGCTTTGAG GTATCCATTTGTTCTCTCTAAGTGTTCGATGTACTCTGTTGGAGCTCCTCACACCTGGCCTCAGGCACTAGGTGCCCTCATGTGGCTCATTGATAATGTAAAG ATCACCTGGAGTCTGAGTAGGCAGGAGCTGCTATTTAGTGACTTCTGTGATGACAGTGAAAATATTGAGGAAGGACCTGAATATAACaag CTCTTCCATGACTACACAGTTGAAACATACTCCAAGTTCATGCAGGGTGATGATACAtttgaagatgaagatgaggcaTTTCTCATTAAATTAA agaAGCTTTACAATGTGGATGAAGCACTGCTGGCTTCAATGGAGGAGAAGCACCGAATACTAACCAGTGAAGTTGAAAGACTGGAGAAGGAGAGCCAAACG GACCGTCTAATGACTAAGAGGATGGAAAAGGTGAAGCTGCAGTCAGACCTCAAGAAACTGCAGAGTTATCGTAGCAGCCTGGATTCCTTCAAAGCCAACCTGGAGAGCAAAGCTTCAGAACTGACTGATGACCTGGAGAACACTG TCAGCCATCTGGAGACTCTAAAACATGAGCGGGATGAACTGCAGCACATCCTGCAGAACCAGAAGTTCACTCCAGCCGATGTTGAAAGGATCAACAGAGAGAAAGGAGAACTCCAACAGACTATCTCCAGCCTCAGTAAGTCTCTAGAGGACGCTGAGCAGCACAAGTGGAATGAAGAGATCGCTCTGGCCAAAGTGAAAGAAAAG GTGGAATTGAAACTCACTGAGTACCACAAGTTGGCACGTAAACTGAAGCTGATACCGCTGTCAGCGGAGAACGCCTGCGGTCATGATTTTGAAATCAGACCTTTTGAATATGGCTCTGGCGGCATGGTTCAgcataaaacacaaatacag ATGCTCCTTAGAAAGTTGATCAGTAATGTGGAGGAGGAGAACAGTCGATTAACCAACATGAAACTCAGTCTGGAGGAGTCCTGTGAACAG GTGAATTCAAATATCTTGGACAAGTCCAATGACCTGAAGCAGCTCAGAGAGCAGATTCGTAAGCTGGATGAGCAACTGGATTCTCACATGCAG GAGCTGGCCCGTGAAGAACAGGAATGGGCAAAAGAGATAGAGTCCATGGAGAACCACCGTAAGCTTCTTGAGAAGAAGGTTAATTATGGTTATGATGATGCAATGCAACAACTGAAAGCAGCACAACAACA GTACCACCTAGTGCTTCAAGAGACCAGTGAGGAAAGGCGAACAGTATTCAACAACCTTGCCTCAGTGTTTACTACAGCTGCTAACCACTTAACAATTACAGAG